The following coding sequences lie in one Leptospira inadai serovar Lyme str. 10 genomic window:
- a CDS encoding lipoyl domain-containing protein, translating into MTPKTDDFELITPDLGDTDKIELVRWNAKQGETIEIGQEVCELVTDKASFPMESPIHGTLTQIMKEKGSIVSKGEILGVIRRKKTE; encoded by the coding sequence ATGACACCAAAAACCGACGATTTCGAACTGATCACTCCCGACTTAGGCGATACGGATAAAATTGAGCTCGTTCGATGGAATGCAAAACAAGGAGAGACGATCGAGATTGGTCAAGAGGTATGCGAATTGGTAACGGATAAGGCTTCTTTCCCGATGGAGTCTCCGATCCATGGCACTCTGACGCAAATTATGAAAGAGAAGGGTTCCATCGTATCAAAAGGAGAAATTTTAGGCGTGATTCGGAGGAAAAAAACCGAGTGA
- a CDS encoding metallophosphoesterase family protein, whose amino-acid sequence MKLVHLSDLHFPVHLPLSSLKGKMVPGYLNYTLRRKSKYPIYLWESLVEKVLSLNPDGIVISGDITNVAHITEYFGSLEYLRPILSDKTFMIPGNHDRYTRAAVRGSEPYYERFFSRWMGDPVEGSKGYLRWKKVGSLYLIGLDSNKPLSVLNAYGYVDPNVVRDALAFLRDKQASRYVLVCHHPIWNPPERQESGGHKMRNREEIAELLKGNPPVAYLHGHVHTNWVKSPGKEKPYYVVNSASSTRISDARHDCGFHFLEINNESTQITRFTFSEGMSKFMETQTISYEEKE is encoded by the coding sequence GTGAAATTGGTCCATTTATCGGACCTCCACTTTCCAGTACACCTTCCTTTGTCCAGCCTCAAAGGGAAGATGGTACCGGGGTACTTAAATTACACCCTTCGGCGTAAAAGTAAGTATCCGATCTATCTATGGGAATCGCTCGTCGAGAAAGTACTATCCTTGAATCCGGATGGCATCGTCATCTCCGGCGATATTACAAACGTAGCACATATCACCGAATATTTCGGTTCTCTAGAATACTTAAGACCTATATTAAGCGACAAGACTTTCATGATCCCCGGAAATCATGATCGATATACACGCGCCGCGGTGAGGGGATCGGAACCGTACTATGAAAGGTTTTTTTCCAGATGGATGGGAGATCCGGTGGAAGGATCGAAAGGTTATCTTCGCTGGAAAAAAGTGGGGTCTCTCTATCTGATCGGATTAGATTCGAATAAGCCTCTCTCCGTCTTAAACGCATACGGATATGTAGACCCGAATGTCGTGCGAGACGCGTTAGCTTTCTTACGGGATAAACAGGCCAGCAGATACGTCCTAGTTTGCCATCACCCGATTTGGAATCCTCCCGAAAGGCAGGAATCAGGCGGTCATAAGATGCGCAATCGGGAAGAAATAGCGGAATTATTAAAAGGGAACCCTCCCGTAGCCTACTTACATGGGCATGTTCATACGAACTGGGTAAAATCCCCGGGTAAGGAAAAACCGTACTACGTGGTAAATTCCGCGTCCAGCACCCGGATTTCCGACGCAAGGCATGATTGCGGATTTCACTTTTTAGAAATTAATAATGAAAGCACCCAAATCACCCGCTTTACTTTCTCGGAAGGCATGTCCAAGTTTATGGAAACGCAAACGATCTCGTACGAAGAAAAGGAATAA
- a CDS encoding Mrp/NBP35 family ATP-binding protein — protein sequence MAGKIEPIEIQRELTKIKHPELKKDIVSLGMIASLEIGEDETNILVKTPSQDRRIQIGLEAQIRQTLSKKEGIGKIKIKFEVDPKFQLDDSNKIVGVKKVIAIGSGKGGVGKSTVTVNLAAAASALGYKVGVMDADIYGPSVGKMFGINGRVALKAEEDKIYPLEKDGLKIISFSFLIDEKQPVVWRGPMLGKAVEQFLYDIVWGELDFLFIDLPPGTGDVQLSLAQLIDLDGAVLVTTPQSVALLDASRAAAMFEQVKVPILGVVENMSEFVCPNCGHSSPIFSKGGGQKLADAFDSKFLGGIPLTMDLMNASESGKPLVFQEPNGQVAQAYKNILENLNEEIKKWE from the coding sequence ATGGCCGGAAAAATCGAACCAATCGAAATCCAACGTGAACTAACCAAGATCAAGCATCCCGAGTTAAAGAAGGACATAGTTTCCTTGGGAATGATCGCTTCTTTAGAAATCGGTGAGGACGAAACGAATATCCTCGTAAAAACTCCGAGCCAGGATAGGCGCATTCAAATCGGATTGGAAGCGCAGATCCGCCAAACCCTCTCAAAGAAAGAAGGAATCGGAAAAATAAAGATAAAGTTCGAAGTCGATCCTAAGTTCCAGCTCGACGATTCGAATAAGATCGTCGGAGTAAAAAAAGTGATCGCGATCGGCTCCGGAAAAGGAGGCGTCGGAAAATCCACGGTCACAGTTAATCTGGCGGCTGCTGCGAGCGCCTTGGGATATAAGGTCGGCGTTATGGACGCCGATATCTACGGACCATCCGTCGGAAAAATGTTCGGAATTAACGGAAGAGTCGCCTTAAAAGCCGAAGAAGATAAAATCTATCCGCTAGAAAAAGACGGTCTAAAGATTATATCGTTCTCCTTTTTGATCGATGAAAAACAGCCGGTCGTCTGGAGAGGACCGATGCTCGGCAAGGCAGTCGAGCAATTTCTTTACGATATTGTTTGGGGTGAGTTGGATTTTCTTTTCATCGATCTTCCTCCCGGTACTGGGGACGTTCAATTGTCGCTGGCCCAGCTGATCGATCTGGATGGAGCGGTTCTGGTTACTACTCCTCAGTCCGTCGCATTGCTAGATGCAAGTCGTGCAGCGGCAATGTTTGAGCAAGTGAAAGTACCCATTTTGGGCGTAGTAGAGAATATGAGTGAATTTGTGTGTCCGAATTGTGGCCATTCTTCGCCTATCTTCTCGAAAGGTGGCGGTCAAAAATTGGCGGATGCTTTCGATTCAAAATTCTTAGGCGGAATCCCACTTACGATGGATCTAATGAATGCAAGTGAATCCGGAAAGCCGCTTGTCTTCCAAGAGCCTAACGGTCAAGTTGCCCAAGCGTACAAAAACATTCTAGAAAATCTTAATGAAGAGATAAAAAAGTGGGAATGA
- a CDS encoding UbiX family flavin prenyltransferase, with translation MNSQKNTKLIVAIAGASGSIYATRFIRALMELEGESWFVASPAAIRVFREEYGTKVSSPKEVLDYIEELWRPTVKHNFKIRDHKDVGADIASGSNTWDGMVIVPCSMKTVASIRSGITDNLIERAADVSLKERRKLILVPRETPYNRIHLQNMIDLHDAGAILLPASPGFYQIPKTLDDLGDFMATRIFRLLGVDVDLYPRWNPDLEAES, from the coding sequence TTGAACTCTCAGAAGAATACGAAGTTAATCGTCGCAATAGCCGGCGCAAGCGGGTCCATCTACGCGACGCGATTTATACGCGCTCTGATGGAGTTGGAAGGCGAAAGTTGGTTTGTGGCGAGTCCCGCCGCGATTCGAGTTTTTCGGGAGGAATACGGGACGAAAGTCTCCTCTCCGAAAGAAGTCTTAGATTATATAGAAGAACTCTGGAGACCGACCGTTAAACATAACTTCAAAATTCGAGATCACAAAGACGTCGGTGCGGATATCGCATCCGGCTCGAATACCTGGGACGGAATGGTTATAGTACCGTGTTCGATGAAAACCGTAGCCTCGATTCGATCCGGAATTACCGATAATTTAATCGAACGGGCGGCGGATGTCAGTCTTAAAGAGAGAAGAAAATTAATTTTAGTCCCTCGCGAGACGCCTTATAATAGAATCCATTTGCAGAATATGATCGACCTTCATGATGCAGGTGCAATCTTGCTGCCTGCTTCCCCGGGATTCTATCAAATTCCTAAAACCTTGGATGACCTGGGCGATTTTATGGCGACTCGGATTTTCCGTCTGTTAGGAGTCGATGTGGATTTATATCCTAGATGGAATCCGGATTTAGAGGCCGAGTCCTAA
- a CDS encoding UbiA-like polyprenyltransferase, with protein sequence MVSSALETFGKYGRFVKFSHTLFALPFAGISCILAFLKTPDVMLGEWGIRFFWVLICMIGARSAAMGFNRWVDSGFDVKNPRTANREIPAGQISEVAAILFIIVSSFVFFLGSWFLNPLAFALAFPTLFLLLTYSYTKRFTFLCHFYLGVSIGLAPLGAWVALRQEFAWEPVFWTIGLAFNLSGFDILYALQDESFDRKEGLQSIPARFGRNASLWISRISHLLSLLFLAWAGIASGLSGIFWLFWVGTGLLLICEQWIAMKHKDGIFPPAFYGIHSWISLVSFLGILAEKIPEILTAIRNVPL encoded by the coding sequence ATGGTTTCTTCAGCATTAGAGACGTTCGGTAAGTACGGAAGATTTGTAAAATTTTCCCATACATTATTTGCGCTGCCCTTTGCAGGCATTTCTTGCATTCTCGCTTTTTTAAAAACGCCTGACGTCATGCTTGGCGAATGGGGAATCAGATTCTTTTGGGTGCTGATTTGTATGATAGGAGCGAGAAGCGCGGCGATGGGTTTCAATCGCTGGGTAGACAGCGGATTTGACGTCAAAAATCCAAGGACGGCTAATCGGGAAATTCCGGCCGGTCAAATTTCGGAAGTTGCTGCAATCTTGTTTATCATCGTTTCTTCCTTCGTTTTTTTTCTCGGGAGTTGGTTTTTAAATCCCTTAGCTTTTGCCCTTGCTTTTCCGACATTGTTTTTGCTTTTGACTTATTCTTATACGAAGAGATTCACGTTTCTTTGCCATTTCTATTTGGGGGTTTCGATAGGGTTAGCTCCTCTCGGAGCCTGGGTCGCTTTGCGCCAGGAGTTTGCTTGGGAGCCGGTCTTTTGGACAATCGGCTTAGCCTTCAATCTTTCCGGTTTCGATATTTTATACGCTTTGCAAGACGAATCTTTTGATAGGAAGGAAGGCTTGCAATCGATACCTGCCCGCTTTGGACGAAATGCGTCGCTATGGATTTCCAGGATTTCTCATCTTCTTTCCCTCCTTTTTTTGGCATGGGCGGGAATTGCCTCGGGGCTTTCCGGTATTTTTTGGCTTTTTTGGGTCGGGACAGGACTGCTGCTGATATGCGAGCAATGGATTGCAATGAAACACAAGGACGGTATTTTCCCTCCCGCATTTTACGGAATTCATTCCTGGATCTCCTTGGTTTCATTCTTGGGGATTTTGGCGGAAAAAATTCCGGAAATTCTAACAGCGATTCGTAATGTTCCTTTATAA
- the ychF gene encoding redox-regulated ATPase YchF — MSLNCGIVGLPNVGKSTIFNALTKAGAEMQNYPFCTIEPNKGIVEVPDPRLNRLAELYLPQKTVPAIMEFVDIAGLVKGASQGEGLGNKFLSHIREVDAICHVVRAFEDENITHVHGKIDPVEDAQVVTLELIFADLESAEKQQQKIARNAKAGNKEAIETTAILEKILNVLKAGKPARLAEIKPEERKIVKTFNLITSKPVMYVANISDKSASQKDNPLVSAIKKMAEEEGAEVVTLCGKFEEEISGLSRNEQLEFLTEIGETESGLDRMIHSAYKLLGLVTFFTAGEQEVRAWTTDLGSTAPIAASVIHTDFEKGFIRAEVMKFEDLDRTGSPAKVKEEGRLRLEGKEYIVQDGDVIYFRVNA; from the coding sequence ATGAGTCTCAATTGCGGCATCGTAGGACTTCCCAACGTAGGAAAATCCACGATCTTTAACGCCCTTACGAAAGCCGGGGCAGAAATGCAAAATTATCCCTTCTGTACCATCGAACCGAACAAAGGCATCGTAGAAGTTCCGGATCCGCGTCTGAATAGACTCGCCGAATTATACCTTCCTCAAAAAACCGTTCCCGCGATTATGGAATTCGTGGATATCGCTGGACTCGTAAAAGGAGCCAGTCAGGGAGAGGGACTTGGAAATAAATTTCTTTCCCATATTCGGGAAGTGGACGCTATCTGCCATGTGGTTAGAGCTTTTGAGGACGAAAATATCACTCATGTTCACGGAAAAATCGACCCGGTAGAGGATGCTCAGGTGGTTACCTTAGAACTGATCTTTGCAGATCTGGAATCCGCCGAAAAGCAACAGCAAAAAATCGCCAGAAATGCAAAGGCGGGCAATAAGGAGGCGATCGAAACGACTGCCATCCTGGAGAAAATTCTCAATGTTTTAAAAGCGGGAAAGCCAGCTCGTTTGGCGGAAATCAAGCCGGAAGAACGAAAGATCGTTAAAACATTTAATCTTATTACGTCCAAGCCAGTGATGTATGTGGCAAACATCAGCGACAAGTCGGCGTCCCAAAAGGACAATCCACTTGTTTCGGCCATCAAGAAAATGGCAGAGGAAGAAGGCGCCGAAGTAGTAACGCTTTGCGGGAAATTCGAGGAAGAGATTTCCGGACTGTCAAGAAACGAGCAGCTGGAATTTCTAACCGAAATCGGAGAAACCGAAAGCGGACTTGATAGAATGATTCATTCCGCATACAAACTCTTAGGTCTCGTGACTTTCTTTACCGCCGGTGAACAGGAAGTAAGAGCTTGGACCACGGATCTTGGAAGTACCGCGCCGATCGCAGCCTCGGTTATTCATACCGATTTTGAAAAAGGATTCATTAGAGCCGAAGTAATGAAATTCGAAGACTTAGATAGAACGGGAAGTCCCGCAAAAGTAAAGGAAGAGGGCAGACTTCGTCTGGAAGGAAAAGAATACATAGTTCAAGACGGAGATGTGATCTATTTCCGGGTTAACGCGTAA
- a CDS encoding helix-turn-helix domain-containing protein produces MNWKRERRRRDLGHTTLWISFLLFFMTTFLTDPLLPNPVIKGAETVLLKLSSPTENISSKIEYRYRGFQFRHCKVETIETLSRMEWHHNSSEVVRVKRNPTGNWLRFRLVNTGEEAIFRTLALGWLNVPDAELCSLDSNGKFEAGFAGYDIDPLWNDLISPLPHFNIRLQPQEERTFYLYVLSNEDINYPVRLLPEEDYMVVVRLRSVIFVTMGFVLLLSLGYNGFHFFKTRKPLFLALPFHLFSLAATLYFLHGKEFASIVGNANNLFRHNYFLFLCITHIAFFLYLAAWDREDNGSVYRSPLFWIVCLTGILYPLIPLYQFWYDHRILVLVANYGLMILYFGKTHISFVRPRSVYDLFFISVWGIFLLLDLYKTIFHFDFYPYNRIAVFGVLYFIPFLTAFVSLLSREIIRRREEGEGSARKSHLTSLDVNHFVQRIRQLLESEKIFLTKSLKEEHVARELGITIHQLSELINTEFKTSFPSLINQYRVEEAKNLLMELPEENTTDIGSRAGFSSRSAFYLEFKKLTGTNPNSFRKDMLADKVQAG; encoded by the coding sequence GTGAATTGGAAAAGAGAAAGGAGGCGAAGGGACCTTGGGCATACTACGTTATGGATCTCTTTTCTACTTTTCTTTATGACGACTTTCTTGACCGACCCGCTCCTGCCGAATCCGGTAATCAAAGGAGCGGAAACTGTTCTATTAAAATTGAGCTCCCCGACGGAAAATATTAGTTCTAAAATCGAATATAGATACCGGGGATTTCAGTTTCGGCATTGTAAGGTCGAAACAATTGAGACTCTCAGTCGTATGGAATGGCATCATAATAGCTCGGAAGTCGTGAGAGTCAAAAGAAATCCGACGGGAAATTGGCTGAGATTTCGGTTGGTTAATACCGGAGAAGAGGCGATTTTTAGAACTCTGGCCCTTGGTTGGTTGAACGTACCTGATGCCGAACTCTGCTCCCTTGATAGTAACGGTAAATTCGAGGCAGGCTTTGCGGGATACGATATTGATCCGCTCTGGAACGATCTGATCTCCCCTCTGCCGCACTTTAACATACGCCTACAGCCGCAAGAAGAGCGAACTTTTTATTTATATGTTCTCTCCAATGAGGATATCAATTATCCGGTTCGTTTGCTTCCCGAAGAGGATTACATGGTGGTCGTTAGACTACGATCCGTGATTTTTGTCACGATGGGATTCGTGCTGCTTTTGTCTTTGGGCTATAACGGGTTCCATTTTTTTAAAACCCGAAAGCCTCTTTTTTTAGCTTTGCCGTTTCACTTATTTTCCCTGGCAGCTACTTTATATTTCCTGCATGGAAAGGAATTTGCTTCGATTGTGGGAAATGCAAATAACCTCTTTCGGCATAATTATTTCTTATTCCTATGCATAACTCATATCGCATTCTTTCTTTATTTAGCGGCTTGGGATCGGGAGGATAATGGGAGCGTTTATAGATCTCCTTTATTTTGGATCGTATGCTTAACCGGAATCTTATACCCATTAATTCCTTTATATCAATTCTGGTACGACCATAGGATTCTCGTATTGGTAGCAAATTACGGTTTAATGATACTGTATTTCGGCAAAACGCATATATCTTTCGTACGACCTCGATCCGTGTACGATTTGTTCTTTATTTCCGTTTGGGGAATTTTTCTTCTTCTCGATTTATATAAGACTATTTTTCATTTTGATTTTTACCCGTACAACCGTATTGCAGTTTTCGGCGTTTTGTATTTCATTCCGTTTTTGACGGCTTTCGTCTCCCTACTTTCTCGGGAAATTATACGAAGGCGAGAAGAAGGAGAGGGATCTGCGCGAAAATCGCATCTTACCTCCTTGGACGTCAATCATTTTGTCCAGCGAATTCGGCAACTCCTGGAATCGGAAAAAATCTTTCTCACTAAATCTTTAAAGGAGGAGCATGTGGCTCGCGAATTAGGAATTACGATACATCAACTTTCAGAATTGATTAATACCGAATTTAAGACTAGCTTCCCTTCCTTGATCAATCAATATCGGGTCGAGGAAGCTAAAAATCTTTTAATGGAATTACCCGAGGAAAATACGACCGACATCGGATCAAGAGCGGGATTTAGCTCTCGATCCGCATTTTATCTTGAATTTAAAAAATTAACGGGTACGAATCCGAATTCCTTCCGGAAGGATATGCTTGCGGATAAGGTTCAGGCTGGCTGA
- a CDS encoding sodium-dependent bicarbonate transport family permease, which translates to MDFHAVIENILNPPVLFFFLGMGAVLFKSDLVIPDQIGKFFSMFLLFSIGFKGGHELYKTPFTQEHFFVLLGCSFMATLVPIYAYYILKIKLDRPNAAALAGSFGSISAVTFVTAGAFLHNVGQEFGGFIVAGMALMESPAIVIAVLLDRIGRTKAEGAGKNGFSWKHLLHEAFFGYSIYLLLGALFVGYFTGESGWKKESPFSENLFQGILTLFLLDMGISAAKRFKELTHVGSFLILATLIIMAINVSLGIVLVKIIGMPLGDAFMFVILCASASYIAVPAAMKGSIPDANPSIYLTVALSIVFPINIIAGIPLYYYLVKTVLGV; encoded by the coding sequence ATGGATTTTCATGCCGTTATAGAGAACATCCTTAACCCCCCGGTATTGTTTTTCTTCCTGGGTATGGGAGCGGTTCTTTTTAAATCGGATCTAGTAATTCCGGATCAGATTGGAAAGTTCTTCTCGATGTTTTTGCTGTTCTCAATCGGGTTCAAGGGTGGACATGAGCTGTATAAAACCCCGTTTACTCAGGAGCATTTCTTCGTTCTCCTCGGGTGTTCTTTTATGGCGACCCTAGTTCCGATTTATGCGTATTACATCTTAAAAATTAAGCTGGACCGTCCGAACGCTGCCGCATTAGCGGGATCTTTCGGTTCGATTAGCGCTGTTACCTTCGTTACCGCGGGCGCGTTCCTGCACAACGTTGGCCAGGAATTTGGAGGATTTATCGTCGCAGGAATGGCGTTGATGGAGTCTCCCGCAATCGTTATCGCAGTTTTATTGGATAGAATAGGACGCACAAAAGCTGAGGGCGCGGGAAAAAACGGATTCTCTTGGAAACATTTACTTCATGAAGCTTTCTTCGGGTATTCCATTTATTTATTGTTAGGCGCCTTATTCGTGGGTTACTTTACCGGAGAATCCGGATGGAAGAAAGAATCACCGTTCTCCGAAAATTTATTCCAAGGAATCTTAACTCTGTTCCTACTTGATATGGGAATTTCCGCCGCAAAACGATTCAAAGAACTAACTCATGTCGGTTCTTTCTTGATTCTTGCAACGTTGATTATCATGGCAATCAACGTATCTTTAGGTATAGTTCTCGTTAAAATTATCGGAATGCCTTTAGGCGACGCATTCATGTTCGTCATACTATGCGCTTCCGCCTCTTACATTGCAGTTCCTGCAGCAATGAAAGGATCGATTCCGGATGCAAACCCGAGTATTTATCTCACAGTTGCACTATCGATCGTTTTCCCGATTAATATTATCGCGGGCATCCCTCTTTACTATTACCTAGTGAAGACGGTCCTCGGAGTATAA
- a CDS encoding alginate export family protein — MKVPNFAKNKSIQFSKNVIIFLTVTTVVSGVFGQEKPATTVTPDHSTPATGTPTQTAANSDDETYVSPMKAGGLTGDYNRAIFLDPELGKKFLNRKKAWLNDWIRVGAYIRPRYEDRENLSFDRANKGDTSRIMQTTQLFFIFDPSPYFSMKVNIQDARVWGGETPAAVGDTRANTFASTGTTVVPGQPSNNTAGQTSIREAWFMIKKLPMNAKVQIGRQIPSYGDQRMIGGANWTINGLSYDGARVMFDQDWFNVHLFGYKLVSNANGVNSVLSANAPITYTDPVTGKTVTNQGQPDQYLVGTYNTVKAKDWFLVDIYSLGVLTHKTPISPAGTLTVPSAAGADLTPNAWNKQQNNLITTGFRISNRTANNNLPAAGPWGGWDWTLESAWQSGATGVRVDNLVAGQDVTLPLTVNGVTYNGSVAGTKNQKYSGEFLVLQTGYTFFEKLRFGVQYQYASGNHNRASASSSTFQTIANPRFGVIPYFNNVAGLSENIDTKNLISKSVHVSYKSNEYGTFFVSYFVNDKAQVQDAWYAINGTANTGFSTEANTGVTNANGQTVYTLGKLGKNIYNEFDIAWMYMLNDYVSLWIGAGFLSAGNAVKNQRNALYTYTVASDGSISLTSTAVLNHLNTPSVYGPAGAASQARMFYMQFNAAF, encoded by the coding sequence ATGAAAGTTCCCAACTTCGCAAAAAATAAATCGATTCAATTTTCAAAAAACGTTATTATCTTTCTAACCGTTACTACCGTCGTATCTGGGGTTTTTGGACAAGAAAAACCGGCCACTACGGTAACACCCGACCATTCCACGCCTGCAACTGGAACTCCTACTCAAACCGCCGCCAATTCGGATGACGAAACATATGTTTCACCGATGAAAGCTGGAGGTTTAACCGGAGATTATAACAGGGCTATCTTTCTCGATCCGGAATTAGGAAAAAAATTCCTGAATCGGAAAAAGGCCTGGTTAAACGACTGGATCCGCGTTGGAGCGTATATACGTCCTCGATATGAAGATCGGGAAAACCTTTCGTTCGATAGGGCGAATAAAGGTGATACCTCCAGAATCATGCAGACAACCCAACTCTTTTTCATTTTCGATCCTAGTCCTTATTTTTCGATGAAAGTAAACATTCAGGATGCGAGAGTTTGGGGAGGAGAAACGCCTGCCGCAGTGGGTGACACGCGGGCAAACACATTTGCAAGTACCGGTACGACAGTAGTTCCGGGACAACCCTCGAATAATACTGCCGGGCAGACTTCCATTCGTGAAGCCTGGTTTATGATTAAAAAACTGCCTATGAATGCGAAGGTTCAAATCGGTCGTCAAATTCCTTCTTATGGAGATCAACGAATGATAGGCGGGGCCAACTGGACGATTAACGGTCTTTCTTACGATGGAGCACGAGTCATGTTCGATCAAGACTGGTTCAACGTTCATCTTTTTGGCTATAAGTTAGTCTCCAATGCAAACGGGGTAAATAGCGTCTTATCTGCGAATGCTCCCATCACCTATACCGACCCTGTGACAGGAAAAACGGTAACGAATCAGGGGCAGCCTGACCAGTATTTAGTCGGAACTTATAATACCGTAAAAGCAAAAGATTGGTTCTTAGTGGATATTTATTCCTTAGGAGTATTAACTCACAAGACGCCTATTTCGCCGGCGGGCACGTTGACCGTTCCTTCAGCAGCGGGAGCCGATCTAACGCCTAATGCTTGGAATAAGCAGCAGAATAATCTAATCACTACCGGATTCAGAATTTCCAATCGGACTGCAAATAACAACCTTCCTGCCGCAGGACCTTGGGGAGGATGGGATTGGACATTGGAGAGCGCATGGCAGTCGGGAGCAACCGGCGTTAGAGTCGATAACTTGGTCGCAGGCCAGGATGTGACTCTTCCTTTAACCGTTAACGGAGTCACTTATAACGGCAGCGTTGCGGGTACGAAGAATCAGAAGTATTCCGGTGAATTTTTGGTTTTACAAACCGGATACACATTCTTTGAAAAGTTACGTTTCGGTGTTCAATATCAGTATGCTTCCGGAAATCACAATCGCGCGAGCGCAAGCAGTTCGACGTTCCAAACCATCGCGAATCCTCGGTTCGGAGTAATTCCGTATTTCAATAACGTTGCTGGGTTATCCGAGAATATTGATACGAAGAACTTAATCAGTAAATCGGTCCATGTATCCTATAAATCGAACGAATACGGAACCTTCTTTGTGTCCTACTTCGTAAACGACAAAGCTCAGGTTCAGGACGCTTGGTATGCGATTAACGGGACGGCGAACACAGGCTTTAGCACCGAAGCGAATACCGGCGTAACGAATGCCAATGGACAAACGGTTTACACTCTAGGAAAGCTAGGAAAGAATATATATAACGAATTCGATATCGCTTGGATGTATATGTTAAACGACTATGTTTCTCTCTGGATCGGAGCTGGATTCCTTTCCGCAGGAAATGCGGTTAAAAATCAGAGAAACGCACTCTATACATATACTGTCGCGAGCGACGGATCGATTTCGCTTACTTCGACGGCGGTTTTAAATCATTTAAACACTCCGTCGGTTTACGGTCCTGCAGGTGCAGCGTCTCAGGCGAGGATGTTCTACATGCAGTTTAATGCGGCGTTCTAA